From Candidatus Nealsonbacteria bacterium CG07_land_8_20_14_0_80_39_13:
AGAAAGCGGGCTAACTATCGTTGACCGAAGGGCCGGTCGGATAGAAAAAACCCAGCCACTGATTAAAGCTCTTTCCGGAATTAAAATTCAAGGGATAACATTCTTACTGAAAAAGGCCTTTGGACACAGGGCAGTTTTAGTAATGAGGGGAAAAGGTTTGTCGAAAAATATTTCCGACGGCGATTCTCATGCGGAAAATGGCCTTGTAAAAAATATTCTTCCCTTAGACGATTCGAAAGAGGCGAAATTTACAGCCGAGGTTTTGAATCAATTCCTTGCCCAGTCCCATCAGATTCTGGAAAATAGCGTTTTTAATAAAAAAAGGGGAAAGAACGGACTTTTGCCGGCCAATTTTCTTTTGATTAGAAGAGCCGGACAGATTGGGGACATTGTAAGTTTTAAGAATAAATATGGATTGAGGTCAGGTTTTGTCGCAGGAGGAGGACTTTATAAGGGCATGGCAAGGATTTTAGGAATGAAGGAAATAAAGGTTAAAGGCGCCACCGGATTTTATAATACCAATCTTAAAGGAAAAATTTCAGCCGTTAAGAAAAATATTAATAATTTTAATTTCATTTTTTGCCATATAAAAGCGACTGATACTTTCGCTCACGACGGAGATTTTCAAGGAAAAAAAGATTTTATAGAAAAGATAGATAAAAATTTGAAACCGCTTTTGAATTTAAAGAATACTTTAATTGTTGTCACCGGAGATCATTCTACCTGTTCTTTAGAGAAAGATCATTGCTGTTTGCCTGTTCCAATTTTTGTTTATGGCGAAGAAAAAGATTTGATAAATAAGTTTTCAGAGAGAGATTGCTTGAAGGGGAGTCTGGGGACAATTAAGCAGGAAGATTTTATGCAAATTATTTTGAATTATGCTAAAATAAACAATAATAAACAATAATCAATAAACAATAACTAATAACTAATAAAAAATATGATGTTGAAGATGCCGTCAAAAAAAATACTTGTTTTATCGGCCGTACATGTTGTTGCGATTATCGTTATCGCCGTAATTTCCATAGGAGGAGCTTATTTGTATTTGGACAAAAATAAAAAAATTGACCATCGTGGAGAGACTATGATTTCCGGACAGGAAGCGGCCGGGAAAGCAGTCAGTTTTATTAAAGAAACCTATTTTAAAGTTGACGGAGTGGATGTCTCCTTAGTTAGTGTTTCCGAAGACGGGGATTTATATAAATTCAAATTTGA
This genomic window contains:
- a CDS encoding phosphoglycerate mutase (catalyzes the interconversion of 3-phosphoglycerate and 2-phosphoglycerate; this enzyme does not require the cofactor 2,3-bisphosphoglycerate as a phosphate donor; BPG-independent PGAM; aPGAM), coding for MKIILILIDGLGDEPIPALGNKTPLEVAETPNLDFMAKNGRCGLVKTFRFPEENEPTSEGAHIALFGYEDNFLGRGAYEAMGIGIKLKKTDVALRVNFAFVFQEEESGLTIVDRRAGRIEKTQPLIKALSGIKIQGITFLLKKAFGHRAVLVMRGKGLSKNISDGDSHAENGLVKNILPLDDSKEAKFTAEVLNQFLAQSHQILENSVFNKKRGKNGLLPANFLLIRRAGQIGDIVSFKNKYGLRSGFVAGGGLYKGMARILGMKEIKVKGATGFYNTNLKGKISAVKKNINNFNFIFCHIKATDTFAHDGDFQGKKDFIEKIDKNLKPLLNLKNTLIVVTGDHSTCSLEKDHCCLPVPIFVYGEEKDLINKFSERDCLKGSLGTIKQEDFMQIILNYAKINNNKQ